The nucleotide window AAAATATCCAGAGGTATGACTAGGCATTATAAAATGCCAAATTGTAGTTTATTGCTGCTCATTATACATACAGTGAAGGACAATGTAGTATAGCATAATGACTGTGAAGGCCTTTAAGCCTGCTAACAGCATAATGTAATATGCAAAGTAAAGGCTCATGGCGCAATGTTTCTTCATGACTGGTTTCAATATCTGTTTTTGAGTGTAAGTGTATTAGCGGCTGTATAAACTGATGTATTAAAGTGTGCACCAGAGACAGGACTGTAGCCTCATGCACTTTATAAAAGCTTATAATTGATTCTTTTCATAATTTTAAACATTTGCTTCATACAAAAAACATGCCTCTATGAATTTCTTGTATCTGCCATCATGCTTTGTCAATGGTTATCACTGCTATTGTACGTCTTTGTGCACATATCCTAATTCCAGTATAATGTAATTGCTGGAGAATATGACACTGTACGTGATGATATGAAGGTGGAGATTTCTAACcttttttctttcaaaatattttacagtacaatgacaaataaacatatttttgtaGGTTGAACCTGATTTGTCAGACTTATTAAATGCGTTAAAACcagcaaaaatcattacaataacCACTTATATAGTGTTAGGAAAACATAATGCTTtatagctgaagtcaaaagttttcatttgcagaatctgctaaatgttcattatttgatcaaaataagagggatcatacaaaaggcatgttatttttttattaagtactgacctgaataacaatagaacaatataaaaaaaagttgaaattataaaaataagctgaaaagtttacatacacttaattcttaaaactgtgttgttacctgaatgatccacagttgttgtttttttaatgatagttgttcatgagtcctttgtttgtccccGAACAGTTTTTGAACCCTTCGCAACAATGactgtatcttttttttcttcatttttcacATTGATGACAAATAAAGGACTCTTATGCAACTcttagaaagaaacacaatgcattaataaAACTTTCTGAATGTGAATTTAGGGTAAATctgacttgttttgtcttctgggaaacatgtaagtatcttcagtaaataaaaaaaatgtacacatcttcattcttaatgcattgtgtttccttctgaagcatcagtgagcgtttgaacattctgtaatagttgcttattcaggttagtaccacgcattttgtatgatccctcttattttggtcaaataataatCAGCAGACTTTAACTGTAGATAGCTTGTAATGTCTCCATCTGGTGGCTGTTAATGAAATATGAGACACATTGCAAAGGAGAACAGGTTTGGTTCACAATGTAGAAATACACTATATTATGAATTTTTAGATGTTATTTTTATGGCtgtgtaaattacattttttcatcttttttctaGCATATCAGCCCAAACTAATTATAATCTAGAACAATATGTCTCTTTTTATGTCTTATTTAAGTTTGTATGCAGTATAAATAGCTACTTTCACTCTAAATGATGAACTGATGTAAACTAATAGTTGACATAAACTGATAAATccgataaagaaaaaaaaaacataatgcaGGATATACATTGACATTTATTCAACTGGCAGACACTTTTACTCAAACCAACTTGCAATGTGTCATAAATGACAGTTTGTAAGAATTTTAAAGCTAGATTAATACACAAGCTATAGCTGAAGGGAAATATAGAAAAGAAGAAAACCAGAACAAGATTTTTAAGGAGTTGTTATAGTAAGCGCATATCTTTATGCTTATTGGTTAGTTAAATGTTTATGAAAGCTGTTTTTTGTTCAGTTGTTATGGTCTCAATAGATTGAGTAAAGAAATTTACATTTTAGCCGACGTGAAAGTGAATAGAATACTACAACAAAATTATTTTCATAACAATGTCACACTGGAGTCACATCAGATTAGTGAGATATAGTGTGAATAGTGTTATCCTAGAAATGTCATTGAAATATACATCAGCATAGcagataaaaataattaaaagtatgGGATAGCCAGAATAATCAAATATCTGAATTAAGACATAACCAATATTTGTTATCAGTTTTTAATTAGAAATACAGTCTAACTGTAATGATCACTTTAAATTGGAGTCATATTAAACACAGagactaaaactgaaactgaatcCTGATAAATTAAATGAACTTTGCAGGAGCACAGGTCAAAGACTTCACCCACACCATTGGATGCTGTCATTGGGCCAATAGTCCTTactaaaatttgtaaaaaaaaaaaaaaaaaaaaaaaaaaactactactcAAGACACTAATACAATCCACAATATTTACTCTTAAAAAAGCCTAATTAAAGTAGATACTTTTCATTTCTAGAATATTTGGTTAGATGCTTTGAGTATCCTAACTTTTACACCTATAATATTTATGGATTACAGAATTTCACTGATGATTCCTCAATAACCCTGAAACCAGGATAAACAGGCTGAGTGAATTTGGTCTTTTCTCTGTGAATGAGGGTCATTGAATCAGAGACTTTATAGAATGACAGaattcctgcactgtgatccacatacactcctatacAGGAGCTGGACACTAGAGGCAGTTTTGTCGCTTTGTTATTATAAAGGAACGAAAAACTGAAGGGATTACAGGACAGTTTCCAGGACTGACCATTACATCCAAACAAAGATGCATTACCTGCACCTTTCCTGGTAATGCTCTTATATGCAACTGATATACCCACACTCCCGTTCCACTCAACCTCCCAGTAACAGCGGCCACACACTTtttctctacacaacacctgctCCCAATagtcaaatctgtctggatgatcaggataccaCTCGAATATGTTTGTGTGAGTAGCCATTCTGTTCTCCTCAGACAGACAGAGGTTTTTATTCACCGTGTTTGGATCCAGAGTAAAGTGACTGCGATCTGATGGAGgaagaaaaaaattatgaaaGGTTGTTTTACTGATACTAATGTCATAAGAATGAATGTGTGTCTATTATTTGCCACAGGTGCTGTTTTGTAGTcatactatttttttaaattaactaggCTTAATCATGTGCATAATTATATGACACGGGCTACATAGGGCAAAAAATAGAGCGTCTATTTACACTAAGCGCACATAGCCTGCATATTATCAAGTAACAGATAAATCTGAAACAAAAGACTGTATAATTTGAATGGAGATGCAAACTGTGATATCAACAACATAAGTTTTTCTCTCTTCCCTTTTGGCCTAACAGCCTATTTTTGCCATTTAGCATAGTTCTTCAGAACAGACCTGTCACCTGTGTGTAACCTGTTTGTGTTTTTAAGTATAAAAtgtttttagttatatttttatgtattgctAACTTACATTGGAGGAACTCTTCTCTGGTCTTGGGTTCAGTAAAGGGAATTATCTGGATGCAATTCACTATGAAAATCAGTAAACGTTAGACGTGTGagatcaacaacaacaaaaaaagaatcaacatgcattttatagtaattgcattgtgtttttattttattttagtattttagttttcACCACAACAGACAATTACAATCTTACATTGATTATTCTTAAGGTCTTATAAAAGGTCAAAAACTAAAAGTGTTTGCTTACTGACCCAATATGGCTCTCCACATAAATGTCTTTTTTGCTGTTCTGGCAGCACGTCTAAGTAAAgtcttaataataatataataaatataactaACTTTGTAATTGCAGCTTTGTACTTGCACATTGACCCACCTCTAAAAGACATCATTTGTATTTCCTTATGGCAGAAATCCTCAAGTTTCTTTCTCAGATGAGAGACAGATTTCTGTACATTATCATAAGAGAGAAGAGAGCTAACGTTGATGCTGGGTGAGTCCATAGGCAGGACAGAGAGTGACTGGAAACTCTGTAAACACAAACAACAAAGGATTTTCACATGAAAAATAGAAAATGTCAGTACaagacatttagattttatttagtttgtttagtgTGATGCTGACTGCTGTGTCACAGAACTACCATCTCCCTTCATGTCATCCTCATCCAAACTGAACCGCCAGTctcacacttaaagggatagttacttAAAAATGAGAATTTTGGCATTATTTAGTCCCCCACATGTTGTTTCAAACAAGTACTAACTTATTTCTTCTACTgcaaacaaatgaaaatatttttaagaatgtttgtAACCCAAGAGTTTCTATTCCCCATTTTCCAAATTTCttcaaaaaatcttgtttttgagtaaactatccttttaagaatACGTTACACATTAAAGCTGATGGGACATATCCCAGTAAAGATGTTTTTTGTGTATATTTAATTTAGaaactaatttattataaaacattacTAAAGACCGCTGTCCCATTCATCAAAGATCTTGTTACCTGGAGAAAGCAGATGTCCTCAGCATGTGAATGCTGCTCTAGCTCAGCTTCTTTCGTTCTCAGATCAGCAACCTTCTGCTCTAGTTGCTTTAAGAATtcttcagctcgactcactgcaGCCTCTTCTTGATCTTTTATCAGCTGTGTCACCTCAGAGCGACTTCTCTCAATGGAGCAAATCAGCTCTGTAAAAATCATCTCACTGTCCTTTACTGCTGCCTGTGAAGAGCGCTGTAAAAGACTCATTATCATTAGtctacagtggggaaaataataatttgatcccctgctgattttgtatgtttgcccactgacatgagaaatgatcagtctataattttaatggtaggtgtATTTTAACCgtgagagacaaaataacaaaaacaaaaacaaaaacaaaaaaatctagaaaaacacatttaatttcattttaatgagtaaaataaatattttattcccCATCAGTCTCCAAGATTTATAGCTCCCGGgtatcttttatacaggtaacaaactgagatgctcctaatctcagcttgttacctgtataaaagacacctgtccagaGAAGCAATGAATCactccaaagactatagaatacccaagacatgtcactcgtatagttttgaatggggaaaaatgcaacgttcattatggccgccaagccccgccttcttagtgaaagaaccaatagttgattagtaaagtcagcgcgtcactgcagttgccgttagaagtcccgggtTGCTATTGAAACAATCGGCGCTTTAAGATGTGCGCtaagtactgcgcatgcgcactggctcatttagccgtaaaaataagtgtttttaaatgctattggagctcaaggaaccatatttatgaggtagTTCTTGTCgaatttctttggagatttaaaatatgaaatttcatcgtaagcttggtgaacagttttggagaatttgatgtttccccgttcaaacagataggagctgcacttgcctgtcCGAGTagtgtttcaaagatggccgctgagtgacatgacttgccttaaagggactttgaccaatcagattccaaactctccaccatggccaagaccaaagatgtcagggacaaaattgtagacctacacaagactggaatgggctacaagaccatcgccaagcagcttggtgagaaggagaCAACAGTTGGTGTAAAAATTCGCAAATAGAAGGagcacaaaataactgtcaatcttcctcggtctggggctccatgcaagttctcaccttgtggagtttcagtgatcatgacaACAGTGGGGAATCAGCCTCAGAACTTCAAggaaggatcttgtcaatgatctcaagtaGGAGTGGGAATCTCCAGCCACtccacgatccgatccgattctgattctgggagtcacgacccgattccaaaacgattcttgatctgtATTTTTTCCCCAATCAATtattctgctgtgcaaatacatctttacaactttacatttgaacaaaatgtaaaattgccatttctatgctttttgtttatagttggaatctctgtaaaagtaagTGTGTGAATCTTCACTAGTTTCAAGATTCAGTTTAATTACTATTCACATgatcaactaaatatcacgatgcgtcacattctcagttttcaatattactgcacatggctacattttcatatacattttatatcaaatttattttgtgcaaaatttattttttaaattatataagcaaggtactttttaaaacaattacttatttaaaacaagTGTTCTTCCGAAAGTTTACAGAAAATAGTTGCATTACTgctgtttgattattactgattaGATCATAGACAGTGAAAACAATAATAAACCAATAAttataccaaaaataataatatctttagaaTATTGCCAAGTAACGTTGCAAACACCAATGAAATCTGAgaagaaatcatattttaatatttcctcttttcccCCTGTACATTatagattacttttttttttcagtggactttcacattttgaattgttgagaaattatgaaaatatacagttacaattttttttttaatttgatttagtcGAGTTAGTTATGCATtaaacacaatatgattttcggCAATCAAGGTTTGGCAGCAACAGCGCATCTTTCCGCTTTTGGTGAGCGCttcgcggacagcttaccccgcaAATTAAATCACGCGCATCAATCAGAGAATGCGCATCAATCCTGAGGAGTCATAGCAATAGAGCGGAGGCGACATATATGCTGAGAATCGGCTTGATCGGAGACTTCCGTAACTGACATTACAGACTCACAGAAAATTACCGTTGTTTggcaaataaataatttgatgTACGTATTCCCAATTCTTTATTAAGCTTTCAGTTACATCTTAAATGATAAGGGATCAACAGCAACTTATAATCATGTTTATATTAACCTGTGAACGCATTCTCTCAGACAGCCTGGGTATGCGGAACattagcagcttatatggacAGAACGCcactaatgcacagatctatttcgatatatcagatgttt belongs to Garra rufa chromosome 3, GarRuf1.0, whole genome shotgun sequence and includes:
- the LOC141331897 gene encoding tripartite motif-containing protein 16-like protein, translated to MAEATISQDQFSCPICLELLKDPVTLSCGHSFCMSCITGCWDQDEHKGVCSCPQCRQTFTPRPALGKNVMLAEMLDKLIKPKLHTVVPAQHYAGPGDVECDVCTGRKCKAVNSCVVCIESYCQTHFERHEEFHSGSGKRHKITDAIGRLQEMICREHEKLLEIYCRTDQQCICVLCMMNEHKTHDTVTVAEQRTVQEKHLKERLRQHIQEVEKKIQELREAVNYHKRSSQAAVKDSEMIFTELICSIERSRSEVTQLIKDQEEAAVSRAEEFLKQLEQKVADLRTKEAELEQHSHAEDICFLQSFQSLSVLPMDSPSINVSSLLSYDNVQKSVSHLRKKLEDFCHKEIQMMSFRVNCIQIIPFTEPKTREEFLQYRSHFTLDPNTVNKNLCLSEENRMATHTNIFEWYPDHPDRFDYWEQVLCREKVCGRCYWEVEWNGSVGISVAYKSITRKGAGNASLFGCNGQSWKLSCNPFSFSFLYNNKATKLPLVSSSCIGVYVDHSAGILSFYKVSDSMTLIHREKTKFTQPVYPGFRVIEESSVKFCNP